The nucleotide sequence ATCGCTACCTCTCCACCCTCAACGAACAACAACTCCTTTTCCAGCTCATCTACCTACCCATTGCCTACTACCAATTCATGGGTTTGGGCCGCTGGACGGGGTACCTGAAATCACTCCTGGCTACCCTGCTGGCGCTGGCAGTCTGGATCGCTTTTTCCACCAGTATCATTAGTTTGTATATCGGCTGGGGTAGGTGAACTACAGACACGCACCTCCACCTGAATCTGTTGGAGAATCCGTCAACCGATTAGGAGCTGATTTGAATGTCAGGTGTTTCCACCTGACACCACTGAAAAGGCAGCGTTACAACAAAACCAGCAGTAGTGTTGCTGTGATTGTCCGGGTATATGAAATGCTACTAATTTCTTAGAACGTTGGTCAATATGTTTGGTATTCACTATAAAAAATGGGTACAGTCGCTATTTAGTAGTATAAATCCCAGCCCCTGACATTTCATCGCTAACCATTTCTCCGTACTATTGCTCTTCTAAAAAGCCTCCTAAAACCCTTATGAAAACCTATATTACCCTATCGCTTCTGCTCACCTACCTCACGATGCGCGCCCAACCTACCTACCCTACCCTCGGCAAAGTACAGTATGACGACCCACGCCTGGAAAAACTGATTCCCAAAACCAGCCAACTGGAAGTACTGGCGTCGGGCTTTGTGTGGTCGGAAGGGCCGGTCTGGATCAAAGACGGGGGGTACCTTTTGTTCTCGGATGTTCCGGCCAATACGGTATACCGATGGAGCGAAAAGGATGGACTTTCGGAATTTCTGAAACCCTCGGGCTATACGGGCCGGGGTACCTACGGCGACGAGCCCGGCAGCAACGGCCTCACCATCGACCGGCAGGGCAGGCTCATCAGCTGCGAGCACGGCGACCGGCGGGTGTCGGCCATGCCGCTGACAGGCGGCGGCAAAATCACCCTGGCCGACCGGTACGAAGGCAAGCGCTTCAACAGCCCCAACGACGTGGTGCAACACGCGGGCAACGGTAGTTACTACTTCACCGACCCGCCCTACGGCATGCCCCAGAAAGAGAAAGACCCCACGCGGGAAATACCTGAATTCGGCGTGTACCGCATTGCGCCCGATGGAAAGGTCACGCGGGTAATCGCTGATCTGACCCGCCCGAACGGCCTGGCCTTCTCTCCTGACGGGGGTACCTTATACGTCGCCCAGTCTGATCCGGATAAGGCCATCTTGATGGCTTATCCCGTTAAAAGTGACGGAAATCTGGGCAAGGGGAAACTTTTGTACGACGCGACCCCATTGGTAAAGAAAGGATTACAGGGATTGCCCGACGGCCTGAAAGTAGACAAAGCGGGGAACATCTGGACCACCGGGCCGGGCGGCGTGCTGATTTTAAGCCCCGAGGGCACCCTTCTGGGCCGGATCGAAACCGGGCAAGCCACCGCCAACTGTGCCTGGGGCGATGACGGTTCTATTCTGTACATTACGGCCGACAGCTACTTATGTCGGATCAAAACCAGTACGATGGGTGCGGGATGGTAGATTTTGGCAGTAAACCCGGGAGTCCACGAGTTGATAAGGAGGCTTTGCGGGTACCCTGATTTTGTACCTACCCCTTCAAATGGCTACTACCGCAAAATCCA is from Salmonirosea aquatica and encodes:
- a CDS encoding SMP-30/gluconolactonase/LRE family protein translates to MKTYITLSLLLTYLTMRAQPTYPTLGKVQYDDPRLEKLIPKTSQLEVLASGFVWSEGPVWIKDGGYLLFSDVPANTVYRWSEKDGLSEFLKPSGYTGRGTYGDEPGSNGLTIDRQGRLISCEHGDRRVSAMPLTGGGKITLADRYEGKRFNSPNDVVQHAGNGSYYFTDPPYGMPQKEKDPTREIPEFGVYRIAPDGKVTRVIADLTRPNGLAFSPDGGTLYVAQSDPDKAILMAYPVKSDGNLGKGKLLYDATPLVKKGLQGLPDGLKVDKAGNIWTTGPGGVLILSPEGTLLGRIETGQATANCAWGDDGSILYITADSYLCRIKTSTMGAGW